DNA sequence from the Eptesicus fuscus isolate TK198812 chromosome 7, DD_ASM_mEF_20220401, whole genome shotgun sequence genome:
accccgcctccccccaggTGCTGGAAACATGCATGAAGAGCTGCGGCAAGAGGTTCCACGATGAGGTGGGCAAGTTCCGCTTTCTCAACGAGCTCATCAAGGTTGTGTCTCCCAAGGTGGGTGCTCCCAGCCCAAGCTCAGCCCTGTGCCGCCGACGGGTGACGGACTgcacctcctcctggggcctcctcctGGGGCGCTCGCTCCTACTGCCTCGGCCCCCATTAGAACTCCCACCAGCACGAGCACAGACCCTCTCCTGGCCCCTTCACACCGCTGAGTCCGGGGCAGCTGACTTCCAGGCAGAGTGCTTCCGCTGACATGGCAGCTGGCCCTGGAGCTGCTTGGTACTCAGGGGCGGACAGCTGCAGGGAGTGCACACAGCTGCCCCAGCACGAGCTGCTCTGGCTCTGAGATctctccctgcagacctggccaTGGCGCCCCACCTGAGTCTGTAGTGGAGGGTCTCCCTGTCCCCACTTCACAAGAGTGGCTCCCTTGAGGCCTAGGATGCTGAGGCCCCAACCCTGAGTGATGGAGCCTGCTGGTTCCAGATGGACCACACCCCCAGCTTGCCCGAGGAGTCCTCCCATGGGTCATGAACATGTTTGGTGCCCCTTGGGTGAAGCCCTACCCCCTTCGCCCTTCCTCACTCAGACCTGCTGACCTGAGTGGCTAAATGATCCTGCTGGCCCCCCATTCTTCTCATGTGAGAGCCAGTTCCATGTGAGAGCCAGTTCCCTTAGCCTAGTGTACGGCTGGGGGCTGAGTGGGGTCCATGGCCGAGCATGTCCACAGCTGCCCCTGCCCTCGTCAGTCCGGTGGCTCCTCCTTCCTGAGGTCACAGAGTTAAACCTTACCTGAGCAGGCACTGGGCTCTGCCTTAGCCATGTAAGCTCTGCATCCTCATTGTGGTGCCGCTGTTACCACCCACACTTaacagtggggaaactgaggcatacagcGTTAGCACAGCTAGCGAGTGACAGAGCTAGCAGGTGAGGTCCGTCTGTACCAGGCTGCTTGGGTGGGATGTGAGGGCCTTGGAGCCCAGGTTTCCGAGGGAGTTCTGGGGAGACAGCCAGCCAACATCagggccttcccctccccttggTCTCTGCAGTACCTGGGCTCTCGGACATCAGAGAAGGTGAAGAACAAGATCTTAGAGCTGCTCTACAGCTGGACGGTCGGCCTGCCCGAGGAAGTGAAGATTGCCGAGGCCTACCAGATGCTCAAGAAGCAGGGTGAGGCCCTGGACCTGGGCTTGGCCGcgcctcccactcccaccctgggCTCCCGCTCCTTTGGAGCTCTGGCAGCAAGGTCATGGGTCTGCCCTTTATAACTCCTCAAGAGCGTAGCCAGTGAGCCTTTTTGTTGCCCTGCCTGAGGCTAGCTTGGGTGGAGAGAAGGTGGGTTTGGGTCAGGCTTCCCTTCAGAGAGTGGCTCCCATGGAGTGGCCTCAAAATATGGGTGCCCAAACTCTTCCCCATGCAATGCAATGTGATGGGTCAGGGGCTGGCCTTGGCCCACCCAAGTCTAGAGCCAGCATGCCGGAGAAAGACTGCCCTCCACCGTCCTTTCTGTGCTTATCTGGCCACGTCCCCGtcacaccccctgcccctgggcctgggccctttTGACGGCCTTCCCACCACCCGTCTACTCTAGGGATAGTCAAGTCCGACCCCAAGCTTCCAGATGACGCCATctttccccatcctcctcctcggTCCAAGAATGTCATCTTCGAAGATGAGGAGAAATCCAAGGTGAGGCTCCAAGGACGGGTAGCCGAGGGTTCTAAGGCCCACTTGGGGGTCAGTGAATTCCAacccctggctgccctgcccttgAAGCAGAGGCTCAAGATGAGCATGTGGGGGGTGACAGGCACCGTTTCTCGAGCACTTCCTGCGTGCTGAGTCCTCCCCATACGGTGCCCCGCATTCAGTAAACACAAAAGAGTGTCTGGTGTCCGTGGGGTTGGTTTGAGGGCATTTCAGAGGTTGCCCAGGAGTTTGCATAGCTTTATGCTGTTCTCCCATTGAATGATAATTTCATCAGCTTtttgtaaaagaagcatgtgttcATGGGCAAGAAATTAAACTGCACGGGAGGTACGATACACAGTAAAAGCTCCTGCCTACCTCGCCCCGCCCCAGAGGGTAACCACAGCTAAGCTTCTTGTACACCTTTCCAGAAAGGCTCTCTAACAGCCATAATGGGATGTTTTGCGCTATTTGTTGAGAATTTATTTCTGCCGGGAACTGTGGGGAGCACTTATGTGCAGTGTCTCAGTTGTCCTGTGGCCACCCCATCAGGTGTCAATAGATTCTCGCCATTTCATGGAGAGCTTAGATAACATcccacagccaggaagtggggaGCCAGCACGTGACCCCAGGCCCATTCCCTGTCATCGTGGTCATGCCCTTCTGTCTTCGCAGATGCTGGCCCGCCTGCTGAAGAGCTCCCACCCGGAGGACCTCCGAGCGGCCAACAAACTCATCAAGGAGATGGTGCAAGAGGTGATGGCCGAGCCCAGAGCACAGGCAGGAGGGGGCATGAAGATGTTCAGCTGGGCTGCGAGGTGGGGTGGGTGTGCATAGGAGGGATTCTGTAGTGACCCAGCTAAAGGGCGGTCACAGCAGTGAAAGAGCTGACTGACTCCGGGGACCCCAGTGGGCTGAGCCAGGTCCACtgtgtagagcaggggtcctcaaacttcttaaacggggccagttcactgtccctcagaccgttggagggccggactatagttttaaaaaaactgtgaacaaattcctatgcacactgcacatatcttattttgaagaaaaaaacaaaacagcaaaaacacccgcatgtggcccacgggccgtagtttgaggacgcctggtgtagagGGAAGAATTTCCCAGCAGCCAAGTTCATCTTCGTGGATCTTTtccataaaaattagaaataaattaagctttactacatttagagagagagagagagagagagatgtgtggagagagagagaataatgtatgtttaatttataaataaatacagatgctccttgacttacAATGGGGTTATATCCCATAAATCCATTGTAAGTCGAAAATGTTTTAAATCGAAAAAGTGTTTAATACACCTAAGCTACCAACCATTATAGCTTAGCCTAGCTTACCTTAAACGTGCTCAGAACACacattagcctacagttgggcaaaatcGTCTAACACAAAGCCTATTTTTGACTATCATGTAATTTATGCATATCATTTTCGTAAAGTAAAGAAGTCGTAAGTTGAACCATTTTAAGTTGGGAACCATCTGTATACCTATATCGTGGGTGCATGcggaaacatttttttattgataaagaCAAGTCCTCAGAAAAGTTTGCAGTCTAGAGACCCAGAGGGCAGAAGTTCTGGGTTGTCTCTTAAAGTCGGGCTGCCTGCTCTGACAGCCAAGCGCCAGTCCAGGGTGGCCCCTCGCAAGGAGAGGGATGTATCCCGAGACAGCACGGCACAAGCCCACCGCTCATGCCCCAAGGGAGGAACGTGGGTAGGAAGAAGAGTTGGCCTGGGTAGCAGGGGCACTTCCTGCAGGGGCCTTTCAAGGCCTGGAGTGCCCGTCCATTGACCAGGACTAACGACATTGGCAGGGGTCACTGCACTAGTTTCCAGATGCACTTGATGACCTTTAAGGTCTTTCACTCTCAAGTACCGGAACCTCCTTTCAAGAGACAAACACGAGGAAGGCAAGGCTCATGTGGAACCACAGGTGTCgcaggtctgggccctggtcctCCAGAACCACCTGGCAAGTGTGTTAGAGACCCAGATTCCTGGGCCATCCCTGGAGACTctggctgaggcccaggaagTTCTTAGGGGCCCATGCAGACACCTGGGTCCAGGGGGCACCggcaggaggagaggaaatgagGAGGGTTGGCTGAGGGCTTCTTGGACCAGAGTCCCCTACTCTGGGCATGAGGGGCTCTTAGCAGTGTCTGCCTTGACACCCAGCCAGCAGGCACTGGGAACAGAGTAGTGTGGGCAGTGCTTGGCTCGGGGCTGGGCCTGACCCAGCTCTCGGGGGCGTTTGCCGATGCCTCCCTAGGACCAGAAGCGGATGGAGAAGATCTCGAAGCGGGTGAGCGCCATTGAGGAGGTGAACAACAATGTGAAACTGCTGACGGAGATGGTGATGAGCCACAGCCAGGGCGGTGCTGCAGCCCAGAGCAGTGAGGACCTTATGAAGGTGCGCCTGTCTCCACCCTGTCCCAGTCCACTCAGCGACCCTGCAGCCCTGACCTGCCCACCCTACTGCCCCCAGGAACTGTACCAGCGCTGTGAGCGGATGCGACCCACACTCTTCCGACTGGCCAGTGACACAGAGGACAATGACGAGGCCTTAGGTGAGCCCCAGGCAGAGCTGGCTCATCCCTCTACTTCcgtccccctcctctcccagggcctgctgAGTACCTGCAGTTAGCAGGAGCTACCACCAGGGGGCCCCTTTCTCCAGCATTGACCTTGGGTTTCTCCTAgctgaggaagaaggaagagaaagctgATCTGATATCCTGGAGAGACCCTCCGGGCCAAGCCCCTTCACAGACACCTCATTTACTGCCCACAAGCTGCACAGGAGGGAAAATTGCGCCATCTCACAGCtagtgctggggcgggggagaggggcggagTGACTTTCCCAGATCACAGAACAGAGGCAGAACCAGGGTAGAGCTGGTTCTCCCTGCAGACTGCCTCCCTGGTAAGGGCTACAAACAGCAGATCCCATAGGCTGGGCAGGTCCAGAGCTGAGCCTGTGGCTTCTGCCAGGGCCACATGTCTGGTTCTTATCCTATTCTCTGCTACCACATCAGCGGTCAGGGTACCATCTCAGCGCTTCATTCAGCGGGAGCTCACTTAGCGCCTCCCATGGGCCAGGGACCTGGTCTCCACCAAGAGGCTCACTGTCCAGATCCCTCGAAGCCCTGTCTCCCCAAGAGTGATACTGAcaaggacctactgtgtgccagacactgttctaggccCTCAGGGATGTGGCAGTGATCAGAATGGACACAAGCCACAACCTCATGGAGCTTGTAGCCTAATGAGAGGAGACAGACAGTAAGCCCAGGACGTGAGCAGTGGCAGTTTGTCAGGTGGTGCTGAGACATGGAGAAAAACAAGCAGGGAAGGGACTGCTTAGTGGGGATGGGATTAGAGGAGGCCTCCCCAAAGTGACTTGGGAGAAGACctgaaggcaggaagggaggaagcaTGCAGAGTTCTGGGCTATCGACAGCAGAGCCGTGTGGAGGCCTGGAGCGGGGGCCACGCACTGAGCGCAGGGGCCGGCACGGGGCAGTGCGGAGGGAGCAGTGGACAAGAGTGACCGAGGGCCTGGGTCTGAGTAGATGAGATGGGCTGCCCGCCGCGCCACTCCCTCACGAGGGCTGGGACAGATGTGGGGTGCTCATCTCCCCACAGAGGCCCCGCCTTCCTTCACACtggcctctcccttcctgcccatTGCAGCGGAGATCCTGCAGGCCAACGACAACCTCACCCAGGTGATCAACCTGTACAAGCAGCTGGTGCGGGGCGAGGAGGTCAACGGAGATGCCGCTGCcggctccatccctggtgaggAGGCGCAGGAGATTGGGAAGGGGCccaccaggctggagggggcagAGTCTAGGGTGGTGCACTGGTCCCAGAGCTGGTAGCAGTGACCGCCAGGGTGACCCTGGCCCCTTAAGATGGGGAGAGCCCCCGGGAGAGAGGCAGTGCCACGCCTGCAGCTGTGGGGAGTGGAAGTCTGGGTGTGGGACGAAGCAGGGAGCCGAGGGTTTGGCAAGGACAGGCAGAAGGAGGAAGACCTTTTATTTGACAACTCGGGCACctctggtgcagggctgggtGACACCCCAAGGCTTAGTCCCATTGTCAGAAGTGGTAGGAGGGTCTGACACACAAACAGGCTGATCCAATAGGGTAAAACGCCAGCTCTGGACCCACAGAACAGGCTGGAATTGGCCCTTTGGGGAGCGTGGGGGAGGCACTATGTAGCAGCAGTAGAGTTTAAGCAGGGCCTTAAGGGTGGGAGGCGTTCACCAAGTAGAGAGAAGAAGCAAATCCGTTCCAGACAGAAGGAATGCATgtgctaaggcagtggtcggcaaactcatcagtccacagagccaaatatcaacagtgcgacgattgaaatttcttttgagaaccacattttttaaacttaaacttcttctaacaccacttcttcaaaatagactctcccaggccgtggtattttgtggaagagccacactcaaggggccaaagagccgcatgtggctcgcgagccacagtttgccgaccacggtgcaaAGGAAAGGGCTTGGTGGGCAGATTTAGGGGCAAGAGCCATGTGGCCAAGGAGGGGGAAGCAGAAGAGTCATGACGGGTCGGGGGACAGCTGCCCCTCAACCCCCAGGGACTCTGAGAACCTGAGCGTCCTCCCCCAGGACTTGCCTGActctcctttcccaccccagGGAGCACCTCGGCCCTGTTGGACCTCTCAGGCCTGGATCTCCCTCCTTCAGGCACCACCTACCCAGCCGTGCCCACCTGCCCtgtcacccaggccagccccgagCAGCCCAGCGCCTCCGTTTCCCTGCTTGATGATGAGCTCATGTCTCTGGGTGAGGATGGGCCGGGCCCGGCGGGGGCGGGCTCAGCTGCAGGCGGGGCTGGCACCCGTGCCCAGCTGCTTGCAGAGCCTGGTCAGGTCAGCGTGTGAGTCCTCCCCTGAGCGCTGTGGAGCGTGGGGGATGGGCTGGAGGcccatttcacagctgaggaAGCTCAGGCTGGAGGAAATC
Encoded proteins:
- the GGA1 gene encoding ADP-ribosylation factor-binding protein GGA1 isoform X4, translated to MKSCGKRFHDEVGKFRFLNELIKVVSPKYLGSRTSEKVKNKILELLYSWTVGLPEEVKIAEAYQMLKKQGIVKSDPKLPDDAIFPHPPPRSKNVIFEDEEKSKMLARLLKSSHPEDLRAANKLIKEMVQEDQKRMEKISKRVSAIEEVNNNVKLLTEMVMSHSQGGAAAQSSEDLMKVRLSPPCPSPLSDPAALTCPPYCPQELYQRCERMRPTLFRLASDTEDNDEALAEILQANDNLTQVINLYKQLVRGEEVNGDAAAGSIPGSTSALLDLSGLDLPPSGTTYPAVPTCPVTQASPEQPSASVSLLDDELMSLGLSDPTPPSGPSLDGAGWNSFQSSNGAEPPAPAPAPSTDSWHPVQTSLPASSGLDDLDLLGKTLLQQSLPPESQQVRWEKQQPAPRLTLRDLQNKSSGGSPSASAASLHSTSPEPLGPLQQPTQTELSLANITVPLESIKPSSILPVTVYDQHGFRVLFHFARDPLPGRSDVLVVVVSMLSTAPQPIRNIVFQSAVPKVMKVKLQPPSGTELPAFNPIVHPSAITQVLLLANPQKEKVRLRYKLLFTMGDQTYNEMGDVDQFPPPETWGSL